The following proteins are encoded in a genomic region of Papaver somniferum cultivar HN1 unplaced genomic scaffold, ASM357369v1 unplaced-scaffold_10, whole genome shotgun sequence:
- the LOC113326857 gene encoding uncharacterized protein LOC113326857, which translates to MTSVLSRREFIFELLNGHPRRMYNLMRMDPSTFMLLCSTLRTNDFLQDDRSVSVEEAVGIFLATVSQSMRNRVVAEMFQHSNETVYRHFKKVLKALCRLGCLIIKPPNMDEVPPEIMTNPKFYPCLAFTIDNSKQDCVGAIDGTHISACVPASKQIPFRGRKAQITQNIMCACSFDMLFTFVYTGWEGTANDARVLMDAISNEENKFPMPREDQFVHAISELLYYVVDSAYTNMPGFLTPYRGERYHLRDFRGRSRQAKGPMELFNHRHSSLRNVIERCFGAWKSRFPILKCMPNYPLRRQRLIPVACCTLHNFIRLNSRNDELFSQFMAEDLLVADEESSSTGQESTSIDIDVSAANIELMNNVRDDIAGTMWIYHQRRHHHQHL; encoded by the exons ATGACATCAGTGCTTAGTAGGAGAGAGTTTATTTTTGAGTTACTGAATGGACATCCAAGACGAATGTACAACTTGATGAGAATGGATCCTTCTACATTTATGTTGTTATGTTCAACTTTAAGGACCAATGACTTCTTACAAGATGATAGATCAGTAAGTGTCGAAGAGGCGGTTGGAATATTTTTGgctactgttagtcaatcaatgCGCAATAGAGTGGTTGCAGAGATGTTTCAACATTCGAATGAGACCGTATACAGGCACTTTAAGAAGGTTTTAAAAGCATTATGTCGCCTTGGATGCCTCATAATTAAACCTCCCAATATGGATGAGGTACCTCCAGAGATTATGACAAATCCTAAATTTTATCCATG CTTAGCCTTTACAATTGATAATTCAAAACAGGATTGTGTTGGTGCTATTGATGGAACTCATATTAGTGCTTGTGTACCTGCTTCTAAACAAATTCCATTTCGAGGCAGAAAAGCTCAAATCACGCAGAACATTATGTGTGCTTGCTCGTTTGATATGTTGTTCACATTTGTATATACGGGATGGGAAGGAACTGCCAATGATGCAAGAGTACTCATGGATGCCATATCGAACGAAGAAAACAAATTCCCAATGCCCAGAGAAG ATCAATTTGTCCATGCAATATCTGAATTGTT GTACTATGTTGTTGACTCCGCTTACACAAACATGCCTGGGTTTCTGACACCCTATCGTGGAGAACGGTATCACTTGCGTGATTTTAGGGGAAGAAGTCGACAAGCAAAGGGTCCTATGGAATTATTCAATCATAGGCACTCCTCTTTACGTAATGTTATTGAACGTTGTTTTGGAGCGTGGAAAAGTAGGTTTCCAATATTGAAATGCATGCCAAATTATCCACTTCGCAGACAAAGACTCATTCCCGTTGCATGTTGTACTTTACACAACTTCATTCGCTTAAATTCAAGGAATGACGAACTGTTTAGTCAGTTCATGGCAGAAGATCTTCTAGTGGCAGATGAAGAAAGTTCAAGTACTGGTCAAGAAAGCACATCAATTGACATTGATGTAAGCGCAGCGAATATTGAGCTGATGAATAATGTTAGAGATGACATAGCAGGGACAATGTGGATTTATCATCAACGCCGACATCACCACCAACACCTTTAG
- the LOC113326120 gene encoding SNF1-related protein kinase catalytic subunit alpha KIN10-like: MDDDGSSHGGTSTDIDVFLPNYKLGKTLGIGSSGKVKSADHVLTGHQVAIKILNREKIKNSKLEEKVRREIKILTLLRHPHIIRIYEVIETPSDICVVMECGKSGELFDHIIKKGRLQEDKARKFFQQYCHKNMVVHRDLKPENVLLDSKYNVKIADFGLSNIIRNGQLLKTSCGSPNYAAPEVISGKPYAGPEVDIWSCGITLYALLCVALPFDDTNMPNLLKKIKGGIYTLPSHLSDGARDLILRMLVVDPMKRITIPEIRQHPWFQAHLPSYLAVPPPDTMEQTNKMDEEILMKVIQMGFDGNQLIESLGNKVQNEATVAYYLLLDNRF; the protein is encoded by the exons ATGGATGATGATGGTTCTAGTCATGGGGGAACCAGCACTGATATTGATGTGTTTTTACCGAATTATAAACTTGGGAAGACTTTAGGAATTGGTTCGTCTGGTAAAGTGAAAAGTGCAGATCATGTACTGACTGGACACCAAGTTGCTATTAAAATCCTTAATCGGGAAAAAATAAAGAACTCGAAACTGGAGGAAAAAG TTAGACGAGAAATCAAAATACTGACGTTGTTAAGGCACCCCCACATTATAAGAATTTATGAGGTCATAGAGACCCCCAGTGACATTTGTGTTGTAATGGAGTGCGGGAAGTCTGGAGAACTGTTTGATCACATCATCAAGAAGGGTAGGTTACAGGAAGATAAAGCTCGAAAGTTTTTTCAGCAG TACTGCCACAAGAACATGGTAGTTCATCGAGATCTTAAGCCTGAGAACGTGCTTTTGGATTCAAAATACAATGTGAAAATTGCTGATTTTGGCTTGAGCAATATTATCCGTAATGGTCAGTTGTTAAAAACAAGTTGTGGAAGTCCGAACTATGCTGCCCCCGAG GTGATATCTGGAAAACCATACGCTGGGCCTGAGGTAGATATCTGGAGCTGTGGTATTACTTTGTATGCCCTTCTGTGTGTAGCTCTGCCCTTTGATGATACAAACATGCCTAACCTGCTCAAAAAAATAAAG GGTGGAATTTATACGTTACCAAGTCATCTATCAGATGGAGCAAGGGATTTGATCCTGAGAATGCTTGTGGTAGATCCCATGAAGCGAATTACCATTCCTGAGATTCGTCAGCATCCATGGTTCCAAGCTCATCTTCCAAGCTATTTAGCTGTTCCTCCACCAGACACAATGGAACAGACAAATAAG ATGGATGAAGAAATTcttatgaaagtgattcagatggGATTTGACGGGAACCAATTGATTGAATCTCTTGGCAACAAAGTTCAAAATGAG GCAACTGTTGCATACTATTTGTTACTGGATAACCGATTTTGA